From Algoriphagus sp. NG3, the proteins below share one genomic window:
- a CDS encoding 4-hydroxy-3-methylbut-2-enyl diphosphate reductase: protein MQVTIDKNSGYCFGVEFAIKMAEDEMEQSDMLYCLGDIVHNDMEVNRLSAKGLVVIDREQLSELHDCKVLIRAHGEPPETYRIAIENNIELIDASCPVVLKLQHRVKSAFDKMEREEGQIVIYGKKGHAEVIGLTGQTLEKAIVVMEDADLEKIDYTRPVTLFSQTTKSTKGFYEISQKIEERIQAAKQELSRETFNANDSICRQVSNREPQLHRFAQENDVVLFVSGKKSSNGKALYQVCLAQNERSYFIENETEIDPDWFHRNEKVGICGATSTPMWLMEQVKSHVESLEESVLPV from the coding sequence ATGCAGGTAACCATTGATAAAAACTCAGGGTATTGCTTCGGAGTTGAATTTGCCATCAAAATGGCAGAGGATGAGATGGAGCAGAGTGATATGCTATATTGTCTCGGTGATATAGTGCATAATGATATGGAGGTGAATAGGCTAAGTGCAAAAGGCCTGGTGGTGATCGATCGTGAGCAGCTGTCAGAATTGCATGATTGCAAGGTACTGATCCGGGCACATGGTGAACCTCCCGAGACGTACAGGATTGCGATTGAGAATAATATTGAGCTTATCGATGCTTCATGTCCGGTTGTTCTGAAACTTCAACATAGAGTGAAGAGTGCATTTGATAAGATGGAGCGTGAAGAAGGACAGATCGTCATTTATGGCAAAAAAGGCCATGCTGAGGTGATCGGGCTGACTGGTCAGACATTAGAGAAAGCTATTGTAGTCATGGAAGATGCCGATCTGGAAAAGATTGATTATACACGTCCCGTGACGCTTTTCAGTCAGACAACTAAAAGCACCAAGGGATTTTATGAGATTTCACAGAAAATCGAGGAGCGTATTCAGGCTGCAAAACAGGAATTGAGCAGAGAAACCTTCAATGCGAATGATTCCATTTGCCGACAGGTTTCAAACAGAGAGCCACAATTACATCGATTTGCTCAGGAAAATGACGTGGTCTTGTTTGTGTCTGGCAAGAAAAGTTCCAATGGGAAGGCTTTGTATCAGGTGTGCTTAGCTCAGAATGAGCGGAGTTATTTCATAGAAAACGAGACTGAAATAGATCCTGACTGGTTTCACAGAAATGAGAAGGTGGGTATTTGCGGCGCCACTTCCACGCCTATGTGGCTGATGGAGCAGGTGAAATCCCACGTGGAGTCACTTGAAGAAAGCGTTCTTCCGGTATAG
- a CDS encoding TonB-dependent receptor plug domain-containing protein, with protein sequence MIKSPAYCILAALVICFHLSLTPYHNPLNRIISSFEKYLAILPQEKVYLHTDRSYYAAGETIWFKSYLTSGPYHLPSTLSYTIYVELISSEGVISHRHQIFSHEGFASGHFTLPDPLPSGNYLLRAYTNWMRNSGEEYFFHKQVKIFNTEEALLAEKQHDNNIDLQFFPEGGFLINGIMNRVGFKAVGSDGFGKFVKGKILEDEKVIAEFESNQLGMGVIGLIPEEGRHYKARLDTTGEEVILPDPSESGIAMAVTNSPNSSDILVKIQASESFSSEPVYLLAQSRGIVCATSQADLSNKVAFIKIPNKEFPSGIAQITLVDEKGFPLAERLVFIDHEDQIQVSIKPNKKSYAPRDSVHIAIEAKDKAGIPIIANFSLSVVDGSQIDMDQNGETIKSNLLITSELKGTIESPGYYFNPDNQDRHEALDLLMLTQGWRKFTTKEAWEGNIPKPEYRAEKGLTIRGKLEGKNQQAIPEGTVSYLSLYPIPESKTVATSENGSFEFHDLIFFDSTNLVLQGQPKKGKANGTVLLDNSYSSPQAPKNFTLNSPNNPLLERVFQTESELRRNSNRAFDLDDSDFILEGVEVKGKQMEPNYTGPKIYGEGTIKIQVAGNPGLENQQHVLELVRGRVAGVQVSGSGNEWKVLIQGVGSINSGTDPLIMIDDTPMDIKSLIMIPVQEIESYTVWKGADTAIFGSRGANGAIGFYTKKGIEGTNTATKETGIPKVKGYQVQKEFYSPKHTSKNIVNPKPDRRATLFWAPYVQTDSAGKASVSFYNHDIETVIYGELQGLSRNGKPGYGSFTYLIEK encoded by the coding sequence TTGATTAAGTCCCCAGCTTATTGCATACTCGCTGCCTTAGTAATATGCTTTCACCTTTCATTAACTCCATACCACAATCCCCTAAACAGGATAATATCCTCCTTTGAGAAATATCTCGCTATACTACCTCAAGAGAAAGTCTATCTTCATACAGACAGATCATATTATGCCGCCGGTGAGACAATTTGGTTTAAAAGTTACCTTACATCTGGCCCTTACCACCTGCCCTCCACCCTCAGTTATACCATTTATGTAGAGTTAATCTCTAGTGAAGGCGTAATCAGCCATCGACACCAGATTTTTTCCCATGAAGGGTTTGCTTCCGGACATTTCACCTTACCCGATCCCCTTCCTTCCGGAAACTACTTGTTGAGAGCCTACACCAACTGGATGAGAAATTCCGGAGAAGAATATTTTTTCCATAAGCAAGTAAAAATCTTTAACACGGAGGAGGCGCTATTAGCAGAAAAACAACACGATAACAACATAGATTTACAGTTTTTCCCAGAAGGCGGTTTTCTAATCAATGGAATAATGAACAGGGTGGGATTCAAGGCAGTGGGATCAGATGGATTTGGAAAATTCGTAAAAGGTAAAATTCTGGAAGATGAAAAAGTGATTGCAGAATTTGAAAGTAATCAATTAGGAATGGGAGTAATAGGACTAATTCCTGAAGAAGGGAGGCACTATAAAGCAAGACTAGACACGACTGGAGAGGAGGTGATTTTACCAGACCCAAGCGAATCAGGAATAGCAATGGCGGTAACCAATTCGCCAAATTCATCAGATATTTTAGTGAAAATACAAGCTTCCGAAAGTTTTTCATCAGAACCAGTTTATCTGCTAGCTCAATCCCGAGGGATCGTTTGTGCTACAAGCCAAGCTGATCTTTCAAACAAGGTGGCTTTTATTAAAATCCCCAATAAGGAGTTTCCATCAGGTATTGCTCAAATCACACTAGTGGATGAAAAGGGATTCCCCTTGGCAGAACGGCTGGTTTTCATCGACCATGAAGATCAGATACAAGTTTCAATAAAACCGAATAAAAAGTCCTACGCTCCAAGAGATTCTGTCCACATAGCTATCGAGGCAAAAGATAAGGCTGGCATACCTATCATTGCCAACTTTTCATTGAGTGTAGTGGATGGATCACAGATTGACATGGATCAAAACGGGGAAACCATCAAATCCAATTTGTTGATCACTTCAGAACTGAAAGGCACTATTGAATCCCCGGGATATTATTTTAACCCTGACAATCAAGACAGACATGAAGCATTGGATCTACTGATGTTGACACAAGGTTGGCGAAAATTCACGACAAAAGAAGCTTGGGAAGGAAATATCCCAAAGCCAGAATATAGGGCAGAAAAAGGATTGACAATCCGAGGCAAGCTCGAGGGCAAAAACCAACAAGCTATCCCCGAAGGCACAGTCTCTTATCTTTCCTTATATCCAATTCCTGAATCAAAAACAGTTGCCACCTCGGAAAATGGATCATTTGAGTTCCATGATCTTATCTTTTTTGACTCTACCAATCTGGTATTGCAAGGACAGCCAAAAAAAGGAAAAGCGAATGGTACTGTATTGCTAGACAACAGCTATTCCTCGCCACAAGCTCCAAAAAACTTTACATTAAACTCCCCAAACAACCCCTTATTAGAAAGAGTATTTCAAACCGAGTCTGAACTTAGAAGAAACAGTAATCGTGCTTTTGATTTGGATGATTCGGACTTCATTCTTGAAGGAGTAGAGGTGAAAGGAAAGCAAATGGAACCAAATTACACAGGACCAAAGATTTATGGAGAAGGCACAATAAAGATTCAGGTAGCAGGGAATCCCGGCCTTGAAAATCAACAGCATGTTCTCGAGTTAGTCCGGGGGAGAGTAGCTGGAGTACAGGTCTCAGGAAGTGGCAATGAGTGGAAAGTATTGATCCAGGGAGTGGGTTCCATTAATAGTGGCACTGATCCACTGATCATGATCGACGACACTCCTATGGACATCAAAAGCCTGATTATGATCCCGGTACAGGAAATAGAAAGCTACACAGTTTGGAAAGGGGCAGACACGGCTATTTTCGGATCCAGGGGAGCAAATGGCGCTATTGGTTTTTATACCAAAAAGGGAATTGAAGGAACAAATACAGCTACAAAAGAAACAGGAATTCCGAAAGTGAAAGGTTATCAAGTTCAGAAAGAATTCTATTCCCCAAAACACACTTCCAAAAACATAGTTAACCCAAAACCCGATCGCCGAGCCACTCTATTCTGGGCTCCATATGTTCAGACAGATTCCGCAGGGAAAGCTTCGGTAAGTTTTTATAACCATGATATCGAAACAGTGATCTATGGAGAACTACAAGGGCTTAGTAGAAATGGGAAGCCAGGATATGGCTCCTTCACCTATCTCATTGAAAAGTAA
- the nqrC gene encoding NADH:ubiquinone reductase (Na(+)-transporting) subunit C: MQQSNTYIITFSVILTVVLGLLLSGTSQVLGPMQKEAIELDTKKQILGAVIPVEEIDVMKPEEVNQYYESHIASIVVDINGEEITEQDGAPVTAENVDIAKNYKKPADKRLYPVFIYHEEGDKDKVQSYIFPLYGAGLWDAIWGYIALDTDMNTVGGITLAHAGETPGLGARITESGVQSRFEGKSIYDESGELVAVEMQKGEGKDYSGNPHQVDGLSGATITAKGVNSMLKNYLGYYESYIKSQKSSSQVAVL, encoded by the coding sequence GTGCAACAGTCTAATACTTATATTATTACGTTCTCCGTTATTTTGACGGTGGTCTTAGGGTTACTTCTTTCAGGGACCTCACAGGTGCTGGGGCCAATGCAGAAAGAAGCCATTGAACTAGACACAAAAAAGCAAATATTAGGTGCGGTGATTCCAGTAGAGGAAATTGATGTGATGAAGCCTGAGGAGGTAAATCAATATTATGAAAGCCACATTGCTTCTATAGTAGTAGATATTAACGGGGAGGAGATCACAGAACAGGATGGCGCTCCGGTTACCGCTGAAAACGTGGATATTGCAAAGAATTACAAAAAGCCGGCAGATAAAAGACTTTATCCTGTTTTCATTTATCATGAGGAAGGAGATAAAGATAAAGTTCAGTCTTATATTTTTCCTTTATATGGAGCCGGTCTTTGGGATGCCATCTGGGGTTACATAGCCTTGGATACTGATATGAATACTGTGGGTGGAATCACTTTGGCCCACGCTGGAGAGACTCCGGGACTTGGAGCAAGAATCACTGAGTCTGGTGTGCAAAGCAGATTTGAAGGTAAATCTATTTATGATGAATCTGGCGAATTGGTAGCAGTGGAAATGCAAAAAGGTGAGGGGAAGGACTATTCCGGCAATCCTCATCAAGTAGATGGGCTTTCAGGGGCCACCATTACAGCGAAAGGAGTTAATAGTATGCTTAAAAACTACTTGGGCTATTATGAATCTTACATTAAGAGTCAGAAATCGTCCTCTCAAGTAGCTGTGCTTTAA
- a CDS encoding Na(+)-translocating NADH-quinone reductase subunit A: MSKIVKLKKGFDINMVGKAKQELADFAPAQTFAIKPTDFIGLQRPKVLVNEGDTVKAGTPILIDKALDQVIYAAPVSGKIAEIKRGERRKLLEIKILADDSIAHEHFDQIDLASVERDALAAALAASGTWPNIIQRPFGIVANPADTPKSIFISAFDTHPLAPDYAFALKGQEKYLQAGIQALAKLTSGKVHLNVDGSKAVPAPFSDLKGVQVNKFSGPHPAGNVGVQIHHVDPINKGEIAWTVTPYGVAQIGKFVLEGIYDASKVVAVTGSELTKAAYVKTYMGANVSTFVKGNLNSGHVRVVSGNVLTGEKISLDGFLGFYHNQITVIPEGDYYEFMGWAKPTTRLSYHRALGLLSFLTPKKEFVLDSNGRGEERAFVQTGVFESVTPMDILPVYLLKAIMAEDFDEIEELGIYEIVEEDLALCEFVDVSKHPVQELVRKGIELIQYS, encoded by the coding sequence ATGTCTAAAATAGTGAAGCTTAAGAAAGGTTTTGACATCAATATGGTGGGAAAGGCTAAGCAAGAGTTAGCTGATTTCGCCCCGGCGCAAACCTTCGCAATTAAGCCGACAGACTTTATAGGGCTGCAACGCCCAAAAGTCCTTGTCAATGAAGGAGATACCGTAAAGGCAGGTACTCCAATCCTGATCGACAAAGCATTGGATCAAGTGATTTATGCAGCTCCTGTTTCTGGCAAAATTGCCGAAATTAAGAGGGGAGAACGACGTAAACTGCTTGAGATCAAGATTCTGGCCGATGATTCCATCGCCCATGAGCATTTTGACCAGATAGACTTAGCGTCCGTGGAAAGAGATGCCTTGGCTGCTGCACTGGCAGCTAGTGGCACCTGGCCTAATATCATCCAACGCCCATTCGGTATAGTAGCGAATCCTGCAGATACTCCAAAGAGTATTTTCATATCTGCTTTTGATACACATCCTTTGGCTCCCGATTATGCTTTTGCGTTGAAAGGACAGGAAAAATATCTTCAGGCAGGGATCCAGGCCTTGGCAAAACTTACCAGCGGTAAGGTTCACTTAAATGTGGATGGTTCTAAAGCTGTTCCGGCTCCTTTTTCTGATTTAAAAGGTGTGCAAGTGAATAAATTTTCAGGCCCACACCCTGCGGGTAACGTAGGTGTTCAGATCCACCACGTTGATCCTATCAACAAGGGCGAAATTGCATGGACTGTCACTCCCTATGGAGTAGCCCAGATCGGTAAATTCGTGCTAGAAGGTATCTATGATGCTTCTAAAGTGGTGGCGGTGACAGGTTCTGAACTGACTAAGGCGGCTTATGTAAAAACTTACATGGGAGCAAATGTCTCTACCTTCGTAAAAGGCAACCTTAACTCAGGCCATGTAAGAGTGGTGTCTGGAAATGTGCTTACCGGGGAGAAAATCTCATTGGATGGTTTTCTGGGATTCTATCACAACCAGATCACTGTTATTCCGGAGGGTGATTATTACGAATTTATGGGATGGGCTAAGCCTACCACCAGGCTGAGTTATCACAGAGCACTAGGTTTGCTTTCATTCCTTACTCCAAAGAAGGAGTTCGTTTTGGATTCAAACGGTAGGGGAGAAGAAAGGGCATTTGTACAGACTGGTGTATTTGAGTCCGTTACTCCTATGGATATCCTTCCGGTGTACCTTCTGAAAGCCATCATGGCAGAGGATTTTGATGAAATTGAAGAATTGGGGATCTATGAGATCGTGGAAGAAGATTTAGCCCTGTGCGAGTTTGTGGATGTGTCCAAGCATCCAGTGCAGGAGCTAGTGAGAAAAGGAATTGAATTAATCCAATACAGTTAA
- the ade gene encoding adenine deaminase: MQIQGQFVDIPKREIYTVSISVKEGVISKLEKITSDSSLPYLMPGFIDAHVHVESSMLVPSEFARLAVVHGTVATISDPHEIANVCGMKGVEYMIANGKQVPFKFYFGAPSCVPATPFETAGGEINTADIENLMSRPEIHYLAEMMNWPGTVNRDELVMEKIRISKKYGKPIDGHAPGLKGELAEKYISAGPSTDHECFTVEEALGKLKLGMKIAIREGSAAKNFEALIDLIDDYPEMIMFCSDDKHPDNLAVSHINELAARAVAKGKDLFKVLQATCLNPITHYSMNVGQLRIGDPADFILVEDLKKFQVISTHINGEKVAENGKTLIHPIKNDIINNFNTSLKNPEDFQLKANGSKVRVIEALDGQLITPEISGEILVKNGFAESNPEEDILKITVVNRYEDAPPAMAFIKNFGLKTGAIASSVGHDSHNIIAVGIDDESICKAVNLIIAAKGGVAAVIKGQEEILPLPVGGIMSASDGYEVAAAYTKIDALAKEMGSTLNSPFMTLSFMALLVIPDLKLSDKGLFNGQRFEFEEVFL, encoded by the coding sequence ATGCAGATCCAAGGCCAATTCGTTGACATTCCCAAACGTGAAATCTATACTGTTTCAATAAGTGTCAAAGAAGGAGTGATTTCCAAGCTGGAAAAAATAACGTCTGATTCTTCTTTGCCTTACTTGATGCCGGGCTTTATAGATGCCCATGTGCATGTGGAGAGCTCCATGCTGGTTCCTTCTGAGTTTGCCCGGCTGGCAGTAGTTCATGGTACAGTGGCGACAATCTCTGATCCGCATGAGATTGCAAATGTATGCGGCATGAAAGGTGTGGAATACATGATAGCCAATGGGAAACAGGTTCCTTTCAAGTTTTACTTTGGTGCTCCTTCTTGTGTTCCGGCCACTCCTTTCGAGACAGCAGGAGGAGAAATCAACACTGCGGATATAGAAAACCTCATGTCACGCCCAGAAATCCACTACTTGGCAGAAATGATGAACTGGCCGGGAACGGTAAACCGGGATGAGCTGGTCATGGAAAAAATCCGAATTTCTAAGAAATATGGCAAACCTATCGATGGACATGCGCCAGGACTCAAAGGAGAACTTGCAGAGAAATACATCAGTGCTGGCCCAAGCACAGACCATGAATGCTTCACCGTAGAGGAAGCGCTGGGTAAATTAAAGCTGGGAATGAAAATCGCTATCCGTGAAGGATCCGCTGCCAAAAACTTCGAGGCTTTGATTGACCTCATCGATGACTATCCAGAGATGATCATGTTTTGCTCAGATGATAAGCATCCGGACAACCTGGCCGTTTCCCATATCAATGAACTCGCCGCAAGAGCTGTCGCAAAAGGCAAGGACTTATTCAAGGTTCTTCAGGCAACTTGCCTTAATCCCATTACCCACTATTCCATGAATGTGGGACAACTTCGAATAGGTGATCCAGCTGATTTTATTTTGGTCGAAGATCTCAAAAAGTTTCAAGTCATCAGCACCCATATCAATGGAGAGAAAGTTGCTGAAAACGGAAAGACGCTGATCCACCCCATCAAAAACGACATCATCAACAATTTCAACACTTCACTGAAGAACCCCGAAGACTTTCAACTCAAGGCTAACGGATCCAAAGTAAGAGTCATAGAAGCACTGGATGGCCAATTGATCACTCCTGAGATCAGTGGAGAGATACTAGTCAAAAATGGTTTTGCAGAATCAAATCCCGAGGAAGACATCCTTAAAATCACTGTGGTCAACCGCTACGAAGATGCTCCGCCGGCGATGGCTTTTATCAAGAATTTTGGACTAAAAACCGGTGCGATCGCATCATCAGTAGGTCATGACTCACATAATATCATTGCAGTAGGCATAGACGATGAATCTATCTGCAAGGCAGTGAATCTGATCATAGCGGCCAAAGGAGGAGTAGCTGCGGTTATCAAAGGCCAGGAAGAAATACTCCCCCTTCCAGTTGGCGGGATCATGTCGGCTTCGGATGGCTATGAAGTGGCCGCTGCATACACCAAGATCGACGCATTGGCTAAAGAAATGGGATCCACGCTCAATTCTCCTTTTATGACGCTGAGCTTTATGGCATTGCTGGTGATTCCTGACCTGAAGCTAAGTGATAAAGGCTTGTTTAATGGGCAGCGATTTGAGTTTGAGGAAGTGTTTTTATAA
- a CDS encoding NADH:ubiquinone reductase (Na(+)-transporting) subunit B has product MKFLRDLLDKQKPLFEKGGKLEKLYYAFEAGETFMFSPNHTTGIKGAQVKDAIDLKRMMITVVIAMIPCLLFGIYNTGHQHLLATGGTAGLWEDFGDKTWIGIKLVLPIIIVAYAAGGIVEAIFAVVRKHPINEGFLVTGMLIPLVVPATTPLWQVALATVFAVVIAKEVFGGTGMNVLNVAMTARAFLYFAYPAQISGDQVWTYLGDKTPVDGFSGATALSVVYNAGVDGTKSAVQALAEHNVELGSGLYEFANLFMGWIPGSIGETSTLMALIGAAILIGTGVASWKIIVSGFAGAYLMGVVMNLFAVNEYMALPPQYHWVMGGLAFGIVFMATDPVSASQTETGKWIYGLLIGILTVIIRVTNPAYPEGIMLAVLFMNVFAPLIDYYVVKANKTRRLQRATV; this is encoded by the coding sequence ATGAAGTTTCTAAGAGATTTATTGGACAAGCAGAAGCCGCTATTCGAAAAAGGAGGCAAGCTTGAAAAATTATATTATGCATTTGAAGCGGGAGAGACATTTATGTTTAGCCCAAACCATACCACAGGGATCAAAGGAGCGCAGGTAAAAGATGCGATTGATCTAAAACGGATGATGATTACAGTGGTAATCGCCATGATACCTTGTTTGCTGTTTGGCATATACAATACAGGGCATCAGCATTTATTGGCGACTGGAGGCACCGCAGGTCTTTGGGAAGATTTTGGTGATAAAACCTGGATAGGTATAAAACTTGTTCTTCCTATCATCATCGTAGCCTATGCTGCTGGCGGGATAGTTGAGGCAATTTTCGCAGTAGTTCGTAAACACCCAATAAACGAAGGTTTTTTGGTGACGGGTATGTTGATTCCATTAGTTGTACCTGCGACTACGCCATTATGGCAAGTGGCTTTGGCCACTGTATTTGCTGTAGTAATCGCCAAAGAAGTATTTGGTGGTACTGGTATGAACGTGCTGAACGTAGCCATGACGGCAAGAGCATTCTTGTATTTCGCATATCCGGCACAGATTTCCGGTGACCAGGTTTGGACATATCTAGGTGATAAAACACCTGTTGATGGCTTTTCTGGAGCTACTGCTCTTTCTGTAGTTTACAATGCTGGTGTAGATGGTACCAAATCAGCTGTACAGGCTTTAGCAGAGCATAATGTTGAGCTAGGATCTGGATTGTATGAATTTGCGAATCTGTTCATGGGATGGATTCCAGGATCTATAGGTGAGACCTCTACCTTGATGGCTCTGATAGGCGCCGCGATATTGATTGGTACAGGGGTTGCAAGCTGGAAAATCATAGTTTCTGGATTTGCGGGAGCTTACTTGATGGGAGTAGTGATGAACCTATTTGCGGTAAATGAATACATGGCGCTGCCACCTCAATATCACTGGGTGATGGGTGGATTGGCATTTGGTATTGTCTTTATGGCTACTGACCCGGTGTCTGCCTCGCAAACTGAAACAGGGAAATGGATATATGGTCTTCTTATCGGTATCCTCACGGTGATCATTAGAGTGACAAATCCCGCATATCCTGAGGGAATCATGCTTGCAGTTCTATTTATGAACGTGTTCGCTCCATTGATCGATTATTATGTAGTTAAAGCAAACAAAACAAGGAGGTTACAACGTGCAACAGTCTAA
- the cmk gene encoding (d)CMP kinase — protein sequence MNKIVIAIDGYSGCGKSSTAKAVAKELGYTYIDTGAMYRAATLHFLNNYLSLANPHDIEKGLNSLAIAFHLNPETQLQETYLNGLNVDDEIRTMRVSDKVSEIAAIPAVRKDLVAQQQRLAKKKGVVMDGRDVGSVIFPGAELKIFMTADLETRAIRRQAELLEKGEMVSLEDIQRNLSSRDEVDSTRSVGPLIKVEDAIEIDTSNITFAQQVEEIVQKAREIIDKENSYAGNH from the coding sequence ATGAACAAAATCGTCATCGCAATAGACGGGTATTCTGGATGTGGAAAGAGCTCCACTGCCAAAGCAGTCGCAAAGGAGCTGGGGTACACCTATATTGATACCGGGGCGATGTATAGAGCTGCTACTTTACATTTTTTGAACAATTACCTGTCCCTTGCCAATCCCCATGATATAGAAAAAGGTCTTAATTCTCTGGCTATTGCATTTCACCTCAATCCGGAGACCCAGTTACAGGAAACCTACCTCAATGGACTCAATGTGGATGATGAAATCCGCACCATGAGGGTTTCCGATAAGGTTTCAGAAATAGCGGCTATTCCAGCAGTCCGTAAGGACTTGGTAGCTCAGCAGCAGCGATTGGCCAAGAAAAAGGGCGTAGTAATGGATGGACGTGATGTGGGGTCAGTAATATTTCCCGGCGCAGAACTGAAAATCTTCATGACAGCTGATCTTGAGACCAGAGCTATACGCAGACAGGCAGAATTATTAGAAAAGGGAGAAATGGTGTCTCTGGAAGACATTCAGCGAAATCTTTCCAGCCGGGATGAGGTGGATTCGACCAGATCCGTCGGGCCGTTGATTAAAGTGGAGGATGCTATAGAGATTGATACGAGTAATATCACCTTTGCTCAGCAAGTAGAAGAGATCGTGCAGAAAGCCCGGGAAATCATAGATAAAGAAAATAGCTATGCAGGTAACCATTGA
- a CDS encoding NADH:ubiquinone reductase (Na(+)-transporting) subunit D yields MSAETIEKKPAEALLSKRRKKLVSDPLVDDNPITIQVLGICSALAVTTQMKPTLVMAIAVIFVIVMSNLLISLLRNTIPSRVRIIVQLAVVATLVTLVNEVLKAFAYDMYKELSVFVGLIITNCIVMGRLEAFALGNKPYDSILDGFGSALGYSWIILTVAFFRELLGSGAVFGVPIYEYVSSLFGPDFKLATNGLMVSPVGAFMVLGLIIWIQRTKTGYVEH; encoded by the coding sequence ATGAGTGCTGAAACTATTGAAAAAAAGCCTGCAGAGGCGTTGCTATCCAAACGCAGAAAAAAACTAGTTAGTGACCCTTTGGTTGATGACAATCCAATCACCATTCAGGTATTGGGTATATGCTCTGCCTTGGCTGTTACTACACAGATGAAGCCAACCTTGGTGATGGCAATTGCAGTAATTTTTGTAATTGTTATGTCCAATTTATTGATTTCATTGCTGAGAAATACCATCCCAAGCAGAGTACGTATTATCGTGCAGTTGGCGGTAGTTGCTACCTTGGTGACCTTGGTGAATGAAGTGCTGAAAGCTTTTGCATACGATATGTATAAAGAACTTTCTGTATTCGTAGGATTGATTATTACTAATTGCATTGTGATGGGACGTCTTGAAGCTTTTGCTTTGGGCAACAAACCTTATGATTCTATCCTCGATGGTTTTGGATCAGCATTAGGATACTCATGGATCATCCTTACAGTTGCATTCTTTAGAGAGTTATTGGGTTCAGGAGCTGTATTTGGTGTTCCTATTTACGAATATGTTTCTAGCCTATTCGGGCCTGATTTCAAACTGGCAACAAACGGCCTGATGGTATCCCCAGTGGGAGCATTTATGGTTCTTGGATTGATTATATGGATCCAGC